The following proteins are encoded in a genomic region of Aliiroseovarius sp. F47248L:
- the flhA gene encoding flagellar biosynthesis protein FlhA: protein MLTVKTIFRPTILLALVLMAIIVMMILPMPAWVLDVGLAASFALAILMFTVTLFIERPLDFSAFPTVLLASLMLRLSLNVSSTKLIIGQGHTGTSAAGSVIEGFASFVMGGSILLGLVVFCVLLIVNFIVITKGAARMAEVGARFALDGMPGKQLAIDSDMSAGAIDHAEAKSRREKDQAETTFFGSLDGASKFVKGDALAGLLITFLNLVMGLIIGVVVHDMEIANAFQTYAILTVGDGLVTQIPAVIISIASALLLARGGTSGSTDLALFSQLGRYPSALVTVAVLMALFGLVPGLPFLPFILGAAALGTAGWKGHQVQLEEARKAAVSPTDIDASLQTESLGDILDLDDIHVEFAPDLVSMVLDPATGLDARIASIRNHIASSFGLILPEIRLTDNSTLPAGTYAIKIQGVEQARNILQAHRALVILSGPEVILPDGDDVKEPVYGAPARWIGLDHQEEAALSGCAVIAPTEVLATHLLEVMKRNFPRLLGFKALRRLLDEFVNLSDANRAEANRRLLDELVPEKVPLDLLHAVLRLLLEERVSIRNLPLIIESIAEARPVFAAPDTICEYVRQRLGFQLIADLKRDDGTVPLVQLAPEWEATFQSHQLDSDTGSDVALPPEEFNRLANSVADKIARAGENGIYPAIVTSSQRRRFLKTVLSAKGIANPVLSFEEIGTEAKPSLVGMIPA, encoded by the coding sequence ATGTTGACTGTCAAAACCATCTTTCGCCCGACCATCCTGCTGGCGCTGGTCTTGATGGCGATCATTGTCATGATGATTCTGCCCATGCCTGCGTGGGTGTTGGATGTCGGGCTTGCCGCGTCATTCGCCCTAGCGATCCTGATGTTTACGGTTACACTTTTCATCGAGCGGCCACTGGATTTTTCGGCCTTCCCAACCGTGTTGTTGGCGTCACTGATGCTGCGACTGTCGCTGAATGTCTCATCTACGAAACTGATCATTGGGCAGGGTCACACGGGAACCTCGGCAGCGGGCAGCGTGATCGAAGGGTTTGCCAGCTTCGTCATGGGCGGCAGCATTTTGCTGGGTCTCGTAGTGTTTTGCGTTCTGTTGATTGTGAATTTCATCGTCATCACCAAAGGTGCGGCGCGCATGGCCGAAGTTGGTGCGCGGTTTGCGTTGGACGGAATGCCCGGCAAGCAATTGGCCATTGACAGTGACATGTCGGCAGGCGCAATCGACCACGCGGAAGCCAAATCACGTCGTGAGAAGGATCAGGCAGAAACCACGTTCTTCGGGTCGCTGGATGGGGCATCGAAATTCGTGAAGGGCGACGCCTTGGCGGGGCTGCTGATCACATTCCTGAATCTGGTCATGGGCCTGATCATTGGCGTGGTGGTGCACGATATGGAGATCGCTAACGCGTTCCAAACCTATGCCATCCTGACGGTCGGTGACGGGTTGGTAACTCAAATTCCAGCAGTGATCATCTCAATTGCCTCGGCGCTGCTGCTGGCGCGTGGTGGAACTTCTGGGTCAACAGATCTTGCCCTGTTCTCACAGCTCGGTCGATATCCGTCTGCGTTGGTTACTGTCGCTGTACTGATGGCGCTGTTCGGTTTGGTCCCCGGCCTGCCTTTCCTACCGTTTATTCTGGGTGCGGCGGCTTTGGGCACTGCTGGCTGGAAGGGGCACCAAGTTCAGCTTGAAGAAGCTCGAAAGGCTGCCGTCTCACCCACCGACATCGATGCATCTCTACAAACTGAAAGCCTTGGGGATATACTCGATTTAGACGACATCCACGTCGAGTTTGCGCCTGATCTGGTATCGATGGTTCTGGACCCTGCCACCGGTCTGGACGCCCGCATAGCCAGCATTCGAAATCATATTGCCAGTTCGTTCGGACTGATCCTGCCAGAGATACGGCTAACTGATAACAGCACACTTCCCGCCGGCACCTACGCAATCAAGATCCAGGGCGTCGAACAAGCACGCAATATCTTGCAAGCACACCGCGCGCTGGTCATCTTATCGGGACCAGAGGTCATTCTGCCCGATGGCGACGACGTGAAAGAGCCCGTGTATGGTGCGCCTGCCCGCTGGATTGGCCTTGACCATCAGGAAGAAGCTGCTCTGTCAGGCTGTGCTGTCATTGCGCCAACTGAAGTTCTGGCCACTCATTTGCTGGAAGTCATGAAACGAAACTTTCCACGCCTTCTTGGTTTTAAGGCGTTGCGCCGTTTGTTGGATGAATTTGTAAACTTATCGGACGCAAACCGAGCCGAGGCCAATCGGCGACTTTTAGACGAGTTGGTGCCGGAAAAAGTACCACTTGACCTGCTTCACGCCGTTCTACGCTTGTTGTTGGAGGAGCGTGTCTCGATCCGCAACCTGCCCTTGATCATCGAAAGCATCGCAGAAGCGCGCCCTGTCTTTGCCGCGCCCGACACCATCTGTGAATATGTCCGCCAGCGTTTGGGGTTCCAGTTGATCGCGGATCTGAAACGCGACGATGGTACAGTGCCGCTTGTTCAGCTCGCACCGGAATGGGAGGCCACGTTTCAATCGCACCAGCTTGACAGCGACACTGGCAGCGATGTTGCATTACCCCCGGAAGAGTTCAATCGGCTTGCCAATTCCGTCGCGGACAAAATCGCGCGTGCAGGGGAGAACGGGATATATCCAGCAATTGTAACCTCGTCCCAGCGTCGACGGTTTCTGAAGACTGTGCTGTCCGCCAAGGGCATCGCAAACCCTGTCCTGTCATTTGAGGAGATCGGAACAGAAGCTAAACCATCACTGGTCGGGATGATCCCGGCATGA
- a CDS encoding flagellar biosynthetic protein FliR, whose amino-acid sequence MIAALDQISILVPLLLHQGLVVFLRVGAAMSVLPAFGEKSVPVRVRLFLAIAFTMIVAPVVMVDAGSAPPLRPVHYISEPLIGLGFGIAIRLMIMTLQIAGSIAAQSTSLAQLMGGANTDPQPAIGHVLVVAGLALAVMLGLHVKLATGLIQTYHVFPVGQFPDAHVFAEWGIAQIAHAFSLAFSLAAPFVIASLLYNVALGVINRAMPQLMVAFVGAPAITAGGLILLLMTTPLLLPIWQAALEVTLADPFGGQ is encoded by the coding sequence ATGATTGCAGCTCTGGATCAAATCTCGATCTTGGTGCCGCTGCTTCTACATCAGGGTTTGGTGGTCTTTCTAAGGGTGGGGGCAGCGATGTCCGTTCTTCCTGCATTCGGAGAAAAATCGGTGCCCGTACGGGTGCGACTATTTCTGGCAATCGCATTCACGATGATCGTCGCGCCCGTTGTCATGGTTGACGCCGGATCGGCGCCACCACTGCGACCAGTTCACTACATTTCCGAACCGTTGATCGGGTTGGGGTTCGGAATTGCCATTCGCTTGATGATCATGACTCTTCAGATTGCGGGCAGCATCGCAGCCCAGTCCACATCCCTCGCACAATTGATGGGGGGTGCAAATACTGATCCGCAACCCGCTATCGGACATGTTCTGGTCGTCGCCGGTTTGGCGCTGGCTGTGATGCTCGGTCTGCATGTCAAACTGGCGACGGGCCTGATCCAAACCTATCACGTCTTTCCGGTCGGACAGTTTCCTGACGCACATGTTTTCGCGGAATGGGGGATTGCCCAGATCGCTCACGCATTCTCTTTGGCCTTTTCTCTGGCCGCACCCTTCGTCATTGCGTCGCTGCTCTATAATGTTGCGCTCGGGGTCATCAACAGGGCGATGCCGCAGTTGATGGTGGCCTTTGTCGGCGCGCCTGCTATTACCGCTGGCGGTTTGATCTTGCTGTTGATGACCACCCCACTTCTGCTGCCCATTTGGCAAGCCGCGCTTGAGGTGACACTTGCCGACCCGTTCGGAGGCCAATGA